ATTACAGAGCAGGCTGTTGGTGGTGCTACCGTCTACTTTCATGGTAAAGGAAAGGTATCCGCCATCTTCGGCGTTCCTCCATTTGCGGCCGTGATCTTCACCCGTATTGGTTTTATCGGCAACGAAATTATGATCCCGTTCCGGTTGCATTTCGCCCATTCTCAGCATGTCTACCGTACTGGCTTCAATCTGTTGTGCCCGTTTTTTCGCAGCAGCATATTTCGTTTGTTCAGCAGCCCAGCCCTGCGGCGTAAATGCATCCCAATATACGCTGTAGTGTTCCTGCTGCACGGTGTTAAAGGGCACCAGCGTCACATCTGATGGCTGTCCTACCTGTGCGGTATGGAACACGAGAGAACCGGGTGCATCCTGTTTTACCCAGGCAGCGGCATCCTGACTGGATGTCACCAGCACGGGGATTCCTGTTACCGGATCAGGCTCTTTGTTTCCCAGCACGCCGGCCAGTACTACGGGGCCATAGAACAATGCGATACGACCCGGGTTATCGGGCATGGCTTCGCTATAAATCCCCATTGGCAGCGACAATGTTATTTCGTCTCCATTCTTCCACTTACGATTCAACACAATATATCCATCTGCGCCTGGTTGAATATTCGTTTGTGCTTCACCGTTAACCAGTATCTGCATACCCTCTTTCACCCAGCGTGGCTTCCGGATACGAAGCGGGAATGCCACCGTAGCGGGCGTTGTGATCCTGAACACTACTTTATCATCGGCCGGAAGGCGGGTGACCTGTTCCAGGGTTACTTTCTTATCTTTCCAGTGCAGGCGTGAGGGGATAAAGAGGTTCACATACAGACTGCCATCGGCGCCTTCGAAATAAATGCTCTCCCCGTATTTGACATGATTCTCCATACCGGATCCTACGCAGCAGGTGAAGGTATGGAAGGAATCGCTGAACTCCTTGCGGGTACCCATGCGCAGAGGAACGAAGTAACACATCATCCCGTTGCTATGATCCTGCGATGCCAGAATATGATTGTACAGGCCCTTTTCGTAGTAGTCCATCAGATTAGCTGAGGGCTGCAGCGAAAACAGGTGGCGTGTCAGCTTCAGCATGTTATAAGTATTGCAGGTTTCCATCGTATTGTCGGTGAGCTGATCATTCAGTTTATCAGCAGGGCCCAGGTATTCGTAGTTGCTGTTACCACCCGGGGCATAGGAATGATGCTCCGTGATCGTATGCCAGAAGAAGCCCGCGATAGTACTGTCTTTCTGACTACCGGTCAACTCATAACGGCGCATACAGCCGATCACCTTAGGGATCTGTGTGTTGGAATGCTTGCCGGGCAATACATCCAGCCGGGCAGCGAGAGAGTCGAGTATACGCCGGTCGTGGAAGCGGAACGACCTTTCCAGGTACTTTTTTTCAGCAGTAAGTGCATAGGTATTTACGAGCACTTCATTCATACCGCCGTATTCGCAGAGCAACATTTTCTGCACAAGAGAATCTGGCAGGTGATCAACGATAGTGCCGGTCCAGTCGGCCATTCGTCTCTCTATACCCAATGCTTTTTTATTATCACAATACAGGTAGGCATCGAGCAGTCCGGCCATGATCTTATGCACGGTGTACCAGGGCGACCAGCCCCCATTGAGATCGAACCCGCGGGAGCGGATATTTCCGGCGGCCACCTGCGCCCACAGGGTATCTTCACCGGGAATAGCGCCTACATAGCCGGTTTTACGATGACGCTGGCATTCGTCCAGTTCATCCACGATATAGTTTACGCGGTCCAGGAAGCGTTTATCCTGAGAAGCTGCGTACTGCATGGCACAGGCGGAAAGGTAGTGCCCCAGCGTGTGCCCGGCCAGTCCGGTAGATTCCCATCCGCCGTAGCGGGGAGCTTTTTCTTTCAGGCCGGCATGATTGCGGAAATCGGCCAGCAGCCTGTCGGGCTCTACTACCAGTAAGTAGTTCACATCTGCCTGCATGGCCTGTTTAAAAGGGCCGTCGAGTACCTCCACATCCTGGAGCTTAAAGGTATAGGCATGCAAAGGCACGCCAGCCACGACTTTCATCTTAGCATCGTGCCTGCCCGGCACGTACGATTGTGCACGCACCTGCGTGTAGCCCGTTTGCAGGGCCAGCAAAACGAAAAACAGTTTTTTCATAACACTACAGTTTTTAATTCAGGAGCGTGATCAGAGTGGATAGAAACGCCAGCCTGGTTTAAAATCTTTGTCAATATTGCGGCCGGTGAGCAACGCGCGGATCAGTTCCACCGGCAGCATATTTTCTTTTAAAACAGCATCATGATATTGCTGGTAGGTCATTTTGCCCCCATCTACCAGTTCGCGTTTGAGTGCCATGAATTGCAGGCCGCCTATCATATAGGCTACCTGATAAAGCGGGCTGTAATCGCCCGCAAAAGAGCGCCGTACTTCACCGGCAGCATTAGCCGGTTCATGTCCGACCCTGTTGATCAGGAAGTCTACACACTGCTTCGGCGTCCATTTACCCAGATGATAATTCAGTGAAAAGATAATACGCGCGCAACGATGCATTCTCCAGAACAGCATGCCGACGCAGTCTTCCGGCGACTGAGGAAACTTCATATCCCAGAGCAGCATTTCCCAGTACAGGGCCCAGCCTTCTATCCAGAAGGGTGTTTCGAAGTGCCGGTACGTTTTATAACGGTTAAGCATAAACTCTTGCAGCCCATGACCGGCGATGAGCTCGTGATGTACGGTAGCCCGGGAGAAATGCGGGTTATTACCGCGCATACTCATGAGTTTATCGGGCTCGCTCATATCCTGTGTGGGATAAGAAATACTTAACTCTTCTCCTCCGGTAAAGAAGGGATTCACCAGCTGCCGCTGCGGCGTCATCATGATCATGCGCCAGGTTTCCTCCGCCATGGGCGGGATGGTGATGAGCTGATGTTGTTTCAGAAATTCAACTGATTCGTTGTAGAGTTTCATGATCAGCTGAGGTTGTTCTCCTTCCGGCACATAGCTGTTCTT
The genomic region above belongs to Chitinophaga sp. 180180018-3 and contains:
- a CDS encoding beta-L-arabinofuranosidase domain-containing protein → MKKLFFVLLALQTGYTQVRAQSYVPGRHDAKMKVVAGVPLHAYTFKLQDVEVLDGPFKQAMQADVNYLLVVEPDRLLADFRNHAGLKEKAPRYGGWESTGLAGHTLGHYLSACAMQYAASQDKRFLDRVNYIVDELDECQRHRKTGYVGAIPGEDTLWAQVAAGNIRSRGFDLNGGWSPWYTVHKIMAGLLDAYLYCDNKKALGIERRMADWTGTIVDHLPDSLVQKMLLCEYGGMNEVLVNTYALTAEKKYLERSFRFHDRRILDSLAARLDVLPGKHSNTQIPKVIGCMRRYELTGSQKDSTIAGFFWHTITEHHSYAPGGNSNYEYLGPADKLNDQLTDNTMETCNTYNMLKLTRHLFSLQPSANLMDYYEKGLYNHILASQDHSNGMMCYFVPLRMGTRKEFSDSFHTFTCCVGSGMENHVKYGESIYFEGADGSLYVNLFIPSRLHWKDKKVTLEQVTRLPADDKVVFRITTPATVAFPLRIRKPRWVKEGMQILVNGEAQTNIQPGADGYIVLNRKWKNGDEITLSLPMGIYSEAMPDNPGRIALFYGPVVLAGVLGNKEPDPVTGIPVLVTSSQDAAAWVKQDAPGSLVFHTAQVGQPSDVTLVPFNTVQQEHYSVYWDAFTPQGWAAEQTKYAAAKKRAQQIEASTVDMLRMGEMQPERDHNFVADKTNTGEDHGRKWRNAEDGGYLSFTMKVDGSTTNSLLCNYWGMDNRYRTFDILADGVKIATEDLNKYKASKFYEIIYTLPEAVTRGKQSVTIKLQAKPNNSAGPVYGTVRMIRGTAF